From Erigeron canadensis isolate Cc75 chromosome 8, C_canadensis_v1, whole genome shotgun sequence, one genomic window encodes:
- the LOC122609860 gene encoding protein ECERIFERUM 2 has protein sequence MTTKVTESVKDQVNVHSKLTVVSSTPTEPMGQKYTLTPIDHTMGSHTVHIIFYYRTSPFVKQGRYAMDLDNFRISLSDLLSKYPRMTGRLVVKDDGNWEVKHSDAGVRMYKASVGTTLDDWLKSANDSDERKLTVWEEMPDGIPHSWSPFQIQLSEFEGGGLAIGISLTHLLADPTSTTLFYKSWTDVERGEPVANHCPILDLPQLNSPPQQATNENTSITTKHLQKHCKLAQVSSTKMTTFTFRFSNTIIKQCLSKIADKCPKATPYDYLTALFWLQIIKVKTSNAQVATQSISLCIDARKLLDNVSTPMKFFGNALSFSQLSLQNNILMGDNGLVEAVESIHHHVNKIKYDDISSMIDWLENSKNGLDGQYPKVAQMYGPELTFVSLEHLVIPKDDSKVGFESLVYEAKFRNNEKPAHVSYHIGKAEGEGLIIIGPSPEGGLARTVTVTLPSEEIVKLSEDPVIMEMEPTMIVSGKS, from the exons ATGACTACGAAGGTAACTGAATCCGTAAAAGATCAGGTGAATGTCCATTCTAAGCTCACGGTGGTGTCTAGCACCCCGACTGAGCCAATGGGTCAGAAATATACTCTGACCCCAATAGACCATACCATGGGATCTCACACTGtccatattattttttattatcgtACCAGCCCGTTTGTTAAACAGGGCCGGTACGCTATGGACTTGGATAATTTTCGTATATCACTTTCTGACCTTTTATCCAAGTATCCGCGAATGACGGGGCGGTTAGTTGTAAAAGATGATGGTAATTGGGAGGTCAAGCATAGTGATGCTGGTGTTAGAATGTATAAGGCCAGTGTAGGGACCACTCTTGATGATTGGTTGAAATCTGCTAATGACTCTGATGAGAGGAAACTGACAGTGTGGGAAGAAATGCCTGATGGTATTCCTCATTCATGGTCACCTTTCCAAATtcag CTTAGTGAGTTTGAAGGTGGAGGGCTAGCAATTGGAATAAGTTTAACTCATCTACTAGCTGACCCAACCAGTACAACCCTCTTTTACAAATCATGGACCGATGTTGAGCGTGGGGAGCCCGTAGCAAACCACTGTCCGATACTCGATCTACCACAACTCAACAGCCCCCCACAACAAGCTACTAATGAAAACACTTCCATCACAACCAAACACTTGCAAAAACATTGCAAACTAGCACAAGTTTCTTCTACTAAAATGACTACATTCACCTTCAGATTCTCCAACACGATAATTAAGCAATGTCTTTCCAAAATCGCGGATAAGTGTCCCAAGGCCACTCCATATGATTATCTAACCGCGCTATTTTGGTTACAAATCATTAAAGTCAAAACCTCAAATGCACAAGTGGCTACACAATCCATCTCTTTATGTATTGATGCCCGAAAACTTCTTGATAATGTATCTACACCTATGAAGTTCTTTGGGAATGCACTAAGTTTCTCTCAATTGTCTCTACAAAACAACATCTTGATGGGAGATAATGGACTTGTGGAAGCCGTAGAATCTATACATCACCATGTGAATAAGATCAAATATGATGACATTTCTTCCATGATAGATTGGCTAGAGAACTCTAAAAATGGTTTGGATGGTCAATATCCAAAGGTGGCTCAAATGTATGGCCCGGAACTAACTTTTGTAAGCTTGGAGCACCTGGTTATCCCAAAAGATGACTCAAAAGTTGGTTTTGAGTCATTAGTTTATGAGGCCAAGTTTAGGAACAATGAGAAACCGGCACATGTGAGTTACCATATTGGGAAAGCGGAGGGTGAAGGTTTGATCATCATTGGGCCTTCGCCGGAAGGGGGATTGGCAAGAACGGTGACAGTCACCTTGCCTTCAGAAGAGATTGTGAAGCTTAGTGAAGATCCAGTGATTATGGAAATGGAACCAACTATGATTGTTAGTGGAAAGAGCTAG
- the LOC122609861 gene encoding 1-aminocyclopropane-1-carboxylate oxidase 5-like has translation MPIPVIDFSKLDGEERAKTMAQIANGCEEWGFFQLVNHGIPVELLEKVKKVSNECYKMEREQDFFKNSTPVKLLKELLDQKTGGKVENQDWEDVFLLADDNEWPPKTPGFKETMTEYRAELKKLAEKLMEIMDENLGLPKGYIKKAFNGGEEEKAFFGTKVSHYPPCSHPEMVTGLRAHTDAGGVILLFQDDVVGGLEVLKDDKWTDVQPIPNSIVINTGDQIEVLSNGRYKSAWHRVHAMPNGTRRSIASFYNPSFNATIEPATCLVGKENKEANQVGYPKFVFGDYMSVYTEQKFLPKEPRFEAVKAV, from the exons ATGCCGATCCCAGTTATTGACTTTTCGAAACTTGATGGTGAAGAGCGAGCAAAGACAATGGCTCAAATAGCTAATGGATGTGAAGAATGGGGATTCTTCCAG TTGGTGAACCATGGGATTCCAGTGGAGCTCCTTGAGAAGGTGAAGAAGGTGAGTAATGAGTGCTATAAGATGGAGAGGGAACAAGACTTCTTCAAGAACTCAACGCCCGTGAAGCTGTTGAAGGAATTACTCGACCAGAAAACTGGAGGGAAGGTGGAAAATCAAGATTGGGAAGATGTTTTCCTTCTCGCGGATGATAATGAATGGCCACCAAAGACTCCGGGGTTCAA GGAAACCATGACAGAATACCGAGCTGAACTAAAGAAGCTAGCCGAGAAGCTGATGGAAATAATGGACGAGAACTTGGGCTTACCAAAGGGGTACATTAAGAAAGCGTTCAACGGCGGAGAGGAAGAAAAAGCGTTCTTTGGAACAAAAGTCAGCCACTATCCACCATGTTCTCATCCCGAGATGGTGACTGGTCTTCGCGCTCACACTGACGCTGGAGGCGTCATCCTTCTTTTCCAGGATGACGTGGTTGGAGGTCTTGAGGTTCTCAAGGATGATAAATGGACCGACGTCCAACCAATTCCTAATTCCATTGTCATCAATACTGGTGATCAAATAGAAGTACTAAGTAATGGGAGATACAAGAGTGCTTGGCACCGCGTTCACGCTATGCCTAATGGAACTAGGAGATCAATAGCCTCGTTCTATAACCCGTCTTTTAATGCTACCATAGAACCTGCCACTTGTCTAGTCGGAAAGGAAAACAAAGAGGCTAACCAAGTTGGCTACCCCAAGTTCGTGTTTGGTGACTACATGTCGGTATATACTGAACAAAAGTTCCTCCCGAAGGAACCAAGATTTGAAGCTGTGAAAGCCGTGTAA